A single Epinephelus fuscoguttatus linkage group LG13, E.fuscoguttatus.final_Chr_v1 DNA region contains:
- the LOC125900256 gene encoding putative nuclease HARBI1, with protein LDEGAALLHRELNIHREMVIRPRIDVLAFPDNYLFEWYRFTSQSIIYIHNLIRPYICNITNRSHALTFQQILCVELRFFANGSFLYNVGDAEHLSKATVCRAVRKVCLTLKRFLPIFVVFPRHKPVRAIKEEFHRIAGFPSVTGCIDGTHIPITAPSHNEADYVNRKSIHSINVQIICDVAYIISNVEAKWPGSVHDSRIYCESNLSNRLQCGEFDGLLLGDRGYPCQPRLLTPYPDPESGPQQNFNRAHCRARAGVEMTIGLLKARFQCLRHLRVTPERACDIIVVCVVLHNIASIRGEQHPALQIEDPDDDPIYLPAI; from the exons ttggatgaaggtgcagcattactgcacagagaattaaatattcatcgggagatggttatcagaccacgcatagatgttctagcatttccagacaattatctttttgagtggtaccgtttcacgtcacagtccatcatctacatacacaacctaatccgtccttacatttgcaacattaccaatcgtagtcatgctctcacattcCAGCAGATACTGTGTGTTgagctgcgtttctttgcaaatggaagttttttgtacaatgtcggagatgctgagcacttgagtaaggcaactgtatgcagggcggtcagaaaagtgtgcctCACCCTGAAACGGTTTTTACccatctttgttgttttcccTAGACATAAACCTGTCAGAGCCATCAAGGAGGAGTTCCACAGGATTGCAG gaTTTCCCAGTGTGACTGGCTGCATAGATGGCACACACATTCCCATCACGGCTCCCTCACATAATGAAGCCGATTACGTGAATAGGAAGTCCATTCACAGCATAAATGTGCAG ATCATATGTGATGTTGCATACATCATTTCCAATGTGGAGGCCAAGTGGCCTGGGTCTGTTCATGACTCGAGGATATATTGCGAGTCTAACCTGAGCAACAGACTGCAATGTG GAGAGTTTGATGGCCTTCTGCTGGGTGACAGGGGTTACCCATGCCAACCTAGGCTGCTGACCCCTTACCCTGACCCTGAATCAGGCCCCCAACAGAACTTCAACCGGGCTCACTGCAGGGCGAGAGCCGGGGTGGAGATGACCATAGGCCTACTGAAAGCCCGTTTCCAGTGCCTACGTCACCTCAGGGTGACCCCTGAGAGGGCCTGTGATATTATTGTGGTATGTGTTGTTCTTCATAATATTGCCTCTATTAGAGGAGAGCAACACCCTGCCCTACAAATTGAAGACCCTGATGATGACCCCATCTACCTGCCAGCTATCTAG
- the LOC125900097 gene encoding uncharacterized protein LOC125900097, with product MVISKGVKSEILDRLADIVSKITAYPSKDHYESVAKALIAKHPCLREPGSGKGWYCWVFSLRFKMGNYRQRMMVAGCPEVLVNKRKRGEGRCKPVKKSKKGEIHYLPEPPDGQTAAKSEKDRETMLLEVQKRDPDLQLLDELMISTFSQRRQEVIGDEPLISEVMERWPALFCQRQLSAEFHRIVTTDLLESFLEGLDAMVPSLLGVYKAAVASSRKLTLSGILECLQKEDTNQNRRAAALLGLPQFLSEDSSDIIRMCDAHGETLDEIMKGMQVGLLIGHEGPLHDAFPLEVFHVAVVIEETIIVHDLKDVPTGFAMLMGAIYCLNLEYPRNMKYSFEFLQRVIMSIKPDQCSARIHGLRNKLLRYRL from the exons ATGGTCATCTCAAAGGGTGTGAAGAGTGAAATACTGGACAGACTTGCTGATATTGTATCCAAAATCACAGCCTATCCCAGCAAAGACCATTATGAAAGCGTAGCCAAAGCTCTTATTGCAAAGCACCCTTGTCTCAGGGAGCCTGGGTCAGGTAAAGGATGGTATTGCTGGGTGTTCAGCTTGAGATTCAAGATGGGCAATTACCGTCAGAGAATGATGGTAGCTGGATGTCCTGAAGTTCttgtaaataaaagaaaaaggggaGAGGGACGCTGCAAGCCAGTCAAGAAGTCAAAAAAGGGAGAGATCCACTACCTGCCAGAGCCACCTGATGGACAGACTGCTGCGAAATCAGAGAAGGATCGTGAGACAATGCTTCTAGAAGTGCAGAAGAGAGATCCAGATTTACAACTCCTGGATGAACTGATGATTTCAACATTCTCACAGCGAAGACAGGAGGTCATCGGTGATGAACCACTCATCTCTGAAGTCATGGAGAGATGGCCTGCACTGTTTTGTCAAAGACAG CTAAGCGCCGAGTTCCACAGAATTGTCACTACAGACCTGCTGGAGTCATTTCTGGAAGGACTAGATGCCATGGTGCCAAGTCTTTTGGGAGTGTACAAAGCTGCTGTCGCATCGAGCAGAAAGTTGACCCTGAGTGGAATTCTGGAGTGTCTTCAAAAAGAG GACACAAACCAAAACAGGAGAGCAGCTGCCCTACTTGGTCTTCCTCAGTTTCTTTCAGAGGATTCCTCCGATATAATCAGGATGTGTGAT GCTCATGGAGAAACCCTTGATGAGATAATGAAAGGAATGCAGGTCGGACTGCTTATTGGACATGAAGGCCCTCTCCATGATGCATTTCCTCTGGAAGTCTTTCATGTGGCTGTGGTGATAGAGGAGACAATTATCGTGCATGACCTCAAGGATGTGCCCACAGGCTTTGCCATGTTAATGGGTGCAATCTACTGCCTTAACCTCGAGTACCCCCGCAACATGAAGTACTCCTTTGAATTCCTTCAGAGGGTCATCATGAGCATTAAACCGGACCAGTGCTCAGCAAGAATCCATGGTCTCAGAAATAAGCTGCTCAGATATCGcctgtaa
- the LOC125900072 gene encoding uncharacterized protein LOC125900072 has translation MKWKCKFCAFTTNGQGRIIQHYKERHGHHRRSSGLVCIYEDCLSTFQTQAELKNHLKEHVKEGKKIVTKLCCDLCTFSEPSDINKYYAHLKTHLRNRETVKCPFADCSFKSSILSTFTAHRSRYHKFSTLNSLRPELCVEHTLTNGVVAVGEDFVSDTEESPSYDPIPEAEPLFENGEAIKNQLASLLLRMQTILHVSNTAIQEVIDELFDIGEFANQNVKKIIQKVLDANNCVADASVVASLSDEIQLLNPLKFLSRQGPLGTERKRQSFYKKNFTVIEPVEYVLNAQEKKHSFVYVPILDLLSKLLEKSEILQTLQTSSQREGHYSSFQDGEYFKENKLLTEELGVALGLYIDDFEVCNPLGTSKKKHKVCGIYWVIANLPIRLRSTLSSIYLAVLCKTVHIKQYGYSTVFEPLIRDLQHLENIGVFVQSLGSNVKGTVVFVSADNLSAHSLSGYQESFNVEKFCRFCLANRIDIQEHDVRSGNFTLRTPQLFHEAVTVLKTTDASCVDGLKRDCPLRRLAHFHPAKGFPPDFLHDLLEGIVPVELCICLSDLIAKKYFTLTDLNERIASFPFQFCDKTNRPQSIHTNFSKNGTIGGNGHENWALLRFLPLLIGHQIPECEKTWSLILELKDIVELLSSPSFTTEILCYLQAKICDHRHLLLEIFPGTKLRPKHHYLEHYPVLIKKFGPLEFWTIRFEAKHSFFKKVVHNTGNFKNVLHTLATRHQLMLAYYLEMPTIFKPSIETGRVSVVSVGILDAAVREAL, from the coding sequence ATGAAGTGGAAATGTAAGTTTTGTGCGTTCACCACCAATGGGCAAGGAAGAATAATTCAGCATTACAAAGAGCGTCACGGACATCATCGGAGGAGCTCAGGCCTTGTCTGTATTTATGAGGACTGTTTGAGCACATTTCAAACTCAAGCTGAACTTAAAAATCATTTGAAAGAACATGTGAAAGAAGGTAAAAAAATTGTGACTAAGTTATGCTGTGATTTGTGTACATTCTCAGAGCCTAGTGACATTAACAAATATTATGCTCACTTGAAGACACATTTAAGGAACAGGGAAACAGTTAAATGTCCATTTGCAGATTGCTCTTTCAAGTCTAGTATACTGTCAACATTTACTGCTCATAGAAGTCGCTATCATAAGTTTTCCACCCTAAATAGTTTAAGACCAGAGCTTTGTGTAGAGCATACCCTTACAAATGGAGTAGTAGCAGTTGGGGAGGATTTTGTTTCTGATACTGAGGAATCACCTTCATATGATCCTATACCGGAGGCTGAACCTCTTTTTGAAAATGGAGAGGCCATTAAAAATCAGTTGGCATCTTTATTGCTCCGCATGCAAACCATTTTACATGTTTCAAATACAGCAATACAGGAAGTAATTGATGAGTTATTTGACATTGGAGAATTTGCTAATCAAAACGTAAAGAAAATTATACAGAAAGTATTGGATGCAAATAACTGTGTAGCTGATGCCTCTGTTGTAGCATCATTGTCTGATGAAATACAATTATTGAACCCTCTGAAATTTCTTTCAAGGCAAGGGCCTTTGGGCACAGAGCGTAAAAGACagtcattttacaaaaaaaactttacgGTCATTGAACCGGTCGAGTATGTGCTAaatgcacaagaaaaaaaacattcatttgtTTATGTCCCTATTTTAGATTTGTTAAGTAAGTTGTTGGAAAAAAGTGAGATTCTTCAAACATTACAGACATCGAGTCAAAGGGAAGGtcattacagttcatttcaagaTGGTGAAtactttaaagaaaacaaacttctCACTGAAGAATTAGGAGTTGCTCTTGGCTTATACATCGATGATTTTGAAGTTTGTAATCCATTAGGGacttcaaaaaagaaacacaaagtgtGTGGCATTTATTGGGTGATAGCCAACTTACCCATAAGACTCAGATcaacattatcatcaatttatctAGCTGTACTGTGCAAAACTGTACACATAAAACAGTATGGTTACAGCACGGTTTTTGAGCCACTTATCAGAGATCTCCAGCATTTAGAGAACATAGGTGTATTTGTACAAAGTCTTGGGTCTAATGTCAAAGgtactgttgtgtttgtgtctgcagatAACTTAAGTGCACACTCACTTTCTGGATACCAAGAATCTTTTAATGTTGAGAAATTTTGCAGATTTTGTTTGGCTAACCGTATAGATATTCAGGAACATGATGTCAGAAGTGGGAATTTTACTTTGAGAACACCACAATTGTTTCATGAAGCTGTTACTGTCCTTAAAACAACTGATGCCTCGTGTGTTGATGGTTTGAAAAGAGACTGTCCTTTAAGAAGACTTGCCCACTTTCATCCTGCAAAAGGGTTTCCACCGGATTTTCTGCATGATCTGCTGGAAGGAATTGTACCTGTGGAACTGTGCATATGTCTTTCAGATCTGATTGCTAAAAAGTATTTCACATTGACTGACCTTAATGAAAGAATAGCATCATTTCCCTTTCAGTTTTGTGACAAAACTAACCGACCTCAATCAATCCATACAAACTTTTCAAAAAATGGAACTATTGGTGGCAATGGACACGAGAACTGGGCGCTTCTGCGATTTCTTCCACTGCTGATTGGCCACCAAATCCCAGAATGTGAAAAAACTTGGTCTCTGATCCTTGAACTGAAAGACATTGTGGAGCTGTTATCCAGCCCCTCATTCACAACAGAAATCCTGTGCTACCTACAAGCAAAAATCTGTGACCATAGACATTTGCTTTTAGAAATATTTCCTGGTACTAAACTACGCCCTAAACATCATTATCTTGAACATTATCCTGTGTTGATCAAGAAATTTGGTCCGCTTGAGTTCTGGACAATACGCTTTGAGGCAAAGCATTCATTCTTTAAAAAAGTGGTTCACAACACTGGGAACTTCAAAAATGTTCTGCACACTTTAGCCACAAGACATCAGTTGATGTTGGCATATTATTTGGAGATGCCAACAATTTTCAAACCAAGCATTGAGACTGGGCGAGTATCAGTTGTGTCTGTGGGCATCTTGGATGCTGCTGTCAGAGAGGCTTTATAG